The Pempheris klunzingeri isolate RE-2024b chromosome 16, fPemKlu1.hap1, whole genome shotgun sequence genome includes the window TATTTGCTCTAAATAATTTAATCAGCCTTTAATAAGAAAATGAAGATGACTCAGAACGGCTCCAGAATCTGGACAAAACCTGATTAATACATCTGAGTGGATGCTCAGTGTGCAGGCTGAATATAAATGTACTCTGGGGACCAGCAGGCTGTGAAAGTGTTCAAATGAAGCTTAGTTtgaacacacagctacagagtTGCACCAAAACTGTGTGGCAACAGGTTGCACCATACAAGCTGGATGGTAAAGTTAACAAATAACTCAGAGTGAAATAGTTCACTGCTCCTTTTGTAAATCTGAGCTGTCTGCAGCAGAGTGGTCTACACGGTCACCTTCAACAACCAGAATGAACTTCCCCTCTTGACTCTCGCCTGGTGATGctgcctcttcctccccttGATGCCGCACTGTGTTCTGCCTCATACAACTAACCCCAAATGTGATTCCAGCATTAAAGAAGAACATTTTTTACCTGGCTGGTAGGTGCAAAAGCTTTTCCACAGTTGCTGTAATGTAACTGAGCCAGATCTAAGAAGTCTGAAGGGCAGCCACTAGAACCACACACCACAAAAACTGTGAGCGGTGCCCTGATGTGCACGCTGAGCGGCTCCTGCAGGGAGAGCTTGATGGCTGCAGCTGGCAGGGGCACACAGCGGCACCTCAGCCGGATATTAGTGGAGGTGAAACACAGCTGGGGGGTCGCCACATCGtgaaaacagaagcagcagtaaCGACAGTGTGACTGTCTCTGCAGCCGTGTACGCCTGCTCGTCACGTCAGCGGTGACTCCCTGTATTTGCCTGCTCActgctcaggtgtgtctctggAAGAACGAGGGAGAGACACGACGGGGTGACGTGCTGCAAAGGGCCCAGGACACATTCACACCCAGGCTGCTGTAGTGAGGCGCCCCCCAGTTTTATGGTGCTACACTGgaaactcattttaaatgtgcattAAATTTAGAAGGAAGTTTGTCTAATGTGTCTGAGCCAGCAGGAGCAGTTTAGTTGATCTACAGGTGTCCCCTCTCTTAATACTGTTACTCTGGGAACCTCCACCATCAGAGCAGTGAGTCTGGATACTGACTGTGGGACACGTACGTCTGTGCCCCGGAGCAATACGACTATCCACTGCTGCTTTAGTGCTCAGTATCGATATTAAACTTGAAACCTGAGTTCACAGCAGCCAGATGTTCTGTTGGtttaaagaaagaagagaagagcaaAGCTGTAGCACCTGAAATATTCCTCATCACTTCCTGGATGGATGTTGTTGCTAAGCGATGCCTCTCACTGAGTGGAATGGCAtttgttgcctggcaacttcGGCTCATTGAGCATTCCACAAGGAAGCATCAGATCCTCGTGTAACTCCAGCGACACAGATCTCTCCGATGGTCGGGCTCAGCAGGGCCTTTGATTTGAGCACAGCTGGTTTCTTTAGGTAAAAGGGGGGAAGTTCaaagcttttttcttcttcttcttctttcatacAGCAATAGAAAGTTATTGTGAGCACAGAGAGGGGATGGGACTAGCTACCATCACTCACTCCCATAGCTTTCAGCTCACCAGCTgacattttgtcttttagaGCTGCTATTGATAGATAAGTTGTTTGaaagaagggggaggagggggaggaggagggtgaggagggtgagttGTTCCTGGTTTGGTTCCTGAAGGAGCTGTTGACTCCTGTCTCCTAAAATAGACGCTGACCTTTACACAGCAACTGTTCACTCAGCGAGGTGAGATTCTGTCCACATCGCTGCTGCCTGCTTGTTTTGAAAGATGACTCTTGCTTCGGGCTTCTtaatgcagtcacacacacacacacacacacacacacacacacacacacacactccacttaTTTCTGTGCTCCTGGCATCTCTGTGATTCTGTTTCTAAAAACTTGTGTGAGACGAGCACAAACgctcagagaggtcagagagtgAAGGAGTCTGGAGCAGATTaagcttttgttttaattgagCTCTTCCTGTAATTGGTCTCACATTGGCCCACAATGCACTCTGCTCCAGTGACACACTTCTCTGGAGTCGGCTCCGTGTATCCTCAGGGTGCTCGACACGCCAACTGTAGTCTGCAGCTTCTCCACTTCCCAATTAAAGACGGACATTAGAGCCAAACCAGGAGTGCAACTTACTGAACGTCTTATCGTAACACGAGCACTTTGATTTAGCTCCTAACTTTCCACTTTTACATCCAGGATGTGAGAAGTCTTTGCTAGCTGACTTGTTATAATTTcacttttctatattttcatattcttaAATCTgcaataattctttttttgaCTTGTGAGCAGTgtaaacaagctgtgaacacatttacattctAAGTTAATATGACAGAAACATGagagatttctgtatttgtggtTTCCACCCAAACACATGATGTCACCAGCTTAGATGAGTTTTAACTGGACTTTAACCCATCACTGTGATCACAGCTCCTCTctgactgtgtctctgtgacTAAAACTAAATCTGAAATGGGAACGGAAACAGTttgataaatgaaaacattcatcaaACATGACCACAAGTGAGCAGTTTTAAGATGAAAAGCTTTAAAGGAGGTTCATTAGAAGGAGCTAAGTGGACAGAGAGGTCCACAGTCTGACAGGAAGACCCTGATCTGATCTCTGTTCAGCTCAAGCTGTGACCTGTGGGTGACCAGCTGCATATTAATAAGCAGATTAGATTCTGAGTCACACAAATGAGATATCTCTGGTTCAGAATCGCCTGACCTGATTTTAATTATCTGAAAATCTGGTGcatttttagacatttagtCTTCTGGCATTTAGAAACAACACTAATTAAAGGTCAAAGTCTTTAACTGAAACAACACTTCTGGTCAGATTTGAACAGGACGACACATTTTGGCTCTTTAGTGCAGAACTCATTAATGATGTGGCTGATAGAAGTCAGACTTTCTGCTTCACTCACTTTATTTAACAACAACAGACGGAGATGATGAATGGCTCATGCAGCATGCTGTTTCTCTGGCTCTCACAggtgctcaggtgtgtgttggtgctcTTTTCTACCTTTTTTAAAGGTCTTGACATCAAACAACCGGCAGTGATGAAGGTCGACCGTGTCTGGTCCAAAAAGTTGTACTTGAAAAAATCAGAACACCTCAGACTGCGGAGACACAAACCATAAATAAACCCAACTCCCCACAGACGGTTTCGTCACTTCCAGTTTTTGTTCTTATGTCACTCGGATTGAACTCTGATTGGCTCTGCCGCAGATCCAGTGGGCGAAATTGGTTTGGGGTCCAAATCATGCTGACAGTGCAGAAAGTGGAGACACAGCCAGTGCtgaactatgtgtgtgtgtggagggggaaCACGAGCTGCTGGAAGTTGTTGCGGTGACTGAAAGTGTGAGCCGACGGATGCTGGAGGCGAGTGTGAGGAGTTCAGGTTGAGCAAACGGAGTCTCGtctctttgctgctgctgcaggagcttTAAGTGAAGCGTCAAACGTTAATTAGTGAACTTCTCATGTGCTGTGATGtcttctctctgcagagacCCTGGAGCCCTCGCCGCCGACTGCAGCTCAGATCAGATATGGTGAGagattagacacacacacacacacacacacttatcctCTATGTTTTGGAAAGAAATTGCTTAGTGATGTTCCTCCGTCAGCACTTCTACGCTGTCAGCACTTCTGGTTTGaagactttttaaataaatactttcAGTAGTTGCTCCTTTTTTGCGTTGATGGTGGAAATCAAAGCTGTCTGAGCCACTGACCAGACCACCGTTAGCTTTGTGGTGTTTTCCGGTCAATCATTTCATCAAATCACATTTGGTTCTGTGAAGTCTGAGCATCAGAGGCTCAGTAACCTCATAATCAGACTCCAGATCAGAACCCACGAGGAAGGAGtcattttcaaaacaacatttccaCACAGTGGGACACTGAGGGGCCCAGCAGGGCTCAGATAAAGTAGAACGTGATATTTGTTTACCCCAGACTGCCAAACCAAGAGGACAGATGAATGATGATTATTTTCCAGCATTTTGATATACCAATGTAgtaaactaataataatgatatgaaTTAGATTAATAATAGTAAGTAAACTATTTTCTTAGCCTCAGAACATAAAACCTGCTGACTTTAAGAAACTTAAGGACATTTTAATGGGTATATTTTACcctgttttgcattttttacttattattattgaaataatatgcttttatattattattttaacccaaaccatgatcttttcctgaACCTAACCAGCTGATATGTTGGGTcaactgataataataaagtaaagcTGAAATATAGAAGTTACCTGCCACCGTTAGCCGTTCTTTATTCTGTGTAAATAATTCCAATGTTGTCTGTTGGCAGTTTTGTTCCACAACGCGCTCCCCTTCATTGGGTTTGGTTTCCTGGATAATGCCATCATGATTGCAGCGGTGAGTGATGAAGCTGAAGTTTAACTGGAGttagaaaacacagatttagtTAAAAATGGAACAGAATCTACATTTTCTTCGTCTCTCCTTCTCGTCTTCTGCTCTCCAGGGAACGCAGATTGAGCTCTCCATCGGGGTCACACTGGGGATCTCCACCATGGCTGGTGAGTGAACGACTGGGGATTCGGACCGTCTGCGTTCGGCCTTCGTCTGAAGTGTTTGAGATCTGCTGATAATATTCAGATGTGTACGGCACATTCAGTCTGGGTATTTACTATAATTTGTTGAGGTTTCAACAAGTCTTTATGGTTACAACTGAGAtttctctgatttctttttaatagGAATTGTTCcactaaaatatataaatacataactTACCATGAAAAATGGTGTCATCTTAATATAATCccctttttattattaattatctgcAGTGTTGTGTTCAATATTAACAGAACAGAAACCCCGTCTGTGCAagatcctttttctttttattgaactTCAGAGCACATCACAGAAAGAGTCGGCCcaacgcacacatacacaaacatgagcAGGGAGCCTACGTTTAATGTTTGGATACTAAATTCTGTTCAAAGTAGGAGAGGAAAGGTTTCCAGACTTGAATTGACACCAACCGTAGTGCCAGTAACAACAGAAGGGCTCAGGCACGACACTGTGCATCTCTGAGAGCAAACACTCAGGAGCTACTCCAAATAATGTGAGTCCTgggtctgtctgtgtccctTTACTCCAGATATCacagaatgttttaaaaatggccgACCAGACGAGTACGAGTCTTGACCAGCGCCAACACAAATGGTACAGAGTGGCTTCGAGCATCTTGTCCAATCCTGGGAACGTCTTTGCAGTTAAAGAAACCCTTCATCATCCTAAAGGAGGAGATGAGTGCGTCCTCTATAAACCATCTTGTCACCGGGCCTATGACCACATGAAGTCCTCACAGGTCTTTCATTCAggaacacacagcacatgtaGTGTGTGACCTCGTTATCACTCTTGTACCTCAGGTGAACCACCGGCTGGATGAAACTGCGCTGCAGCTCAGGTGTTGGACGTCGTTGCAGCCTGCTGTCATCACGGCTGCTGTTCTGGGGTCTCGATCGGGGTCTTTATTACGCTGTGAAAACCATAAAGGCACCGGAGctcatcttctccctctcttcgcCACTAGATTATTCCGTTTCCATGGTTACTTGGCTCCGACGTCCGCCGCAAAGTGCAAATCAGAGGCTCCAGATCAATAGCTCCTCTCTGACGGCTTTATCCATCCAGGCTGTGTATTTGTTCCACCGTCATCCATCCTGCAGAGACGCTCACCTGCATCACACGCCGGTGTCAGAGGTGCTGGTGTCGCTTCTCCATCACCAGGAGTTTTCCTCTGATGGTATCTCAGTTTGAAACAGGACGTCCTGGGTGCCCTCAGCTTCAAGCCTCGCCGCTTTTAATGCCTTCAGAAATCCACTGaagccaaaacaaacagatccTCAGTTTTAATGGCCACGAACAAACGTATTTTATGCCACATGTCAGCAACTGAAAATCCAGCCTGAATTATTCATTGCTGCCAAGTATTGTTGATGTAGTACATGGAGTGGAGATGTCGAGCTGATTTTGCTGACGGCAGATGGAGAAGGCAGCTGACTGGTGTCTTCCAAAGGTGCTCTTTGATCTGTGAAAACGTtcacacctcctctccctccgaCAGACGTTCTCATCTTCTATTTCACTGCTTTGATGTATTGTTCGGActcctttctctgcttttcatcttCCCCAGTATGCAGAGATGTATGTGGGCCACTTGGCGCTGTGGGGTTCAGGTATATTCGCTTATTCGTTGCGGTTGTCGTGTGTGTGGGCGAGTATCTGATAAAAGACGATCACAACCTGAGCGTCAGTCAGATTCTACCTGTGTGTTCATTTTCGCCTCACAACTCTTGTGTGAGTTTGACCGGAGCTTCATCATCGACTATATAAGAAGACTGATGTTTAGAAGCCTTGAATTTGCCTTCATAcgtgtcgccatcttggttttgaaGCCAAAAGGGATGTTCAGtccacaaagacctcctctgattggtcagtgagcaggtagccccgcccccctcttcctggtgtatcttcctctaaatggaccataatttcctaaatgaacgtcctgctgtgctgaagaagactgtaaactagagactgagagcagaaactgttcactgagctgataaatcatttcctcattgacttccatccaatcagactcctgtttggagccagtggagtcgccccctgctggacactagagaggatgcagctttaaggctcttcagcatcggctgCTACGTCAGTTTGTTTTACACAGGCTATGTGTTTCCTCACATACTTGCATGAATGCAAATTTCTTGCTCAAGCTGAATAATTTCAGTTTCTCTCATCGCTCGGCACAATGCGGCATGTTCTTATGTCTTGTCGTTGACTTTGAGTGTAATTCACACAACACCATAAATTAGCTTTTGGTGTAAACATGCAGTGAGACCGGGACAATCTTACATTTCTCAGAGAAACAAGAGAAGGGGGTAAACAGTGATGTATttttgtctccatctctctttgtgtttcatcACAAAAAGCCAGAAGTTGAAGTGTTTCCCTCTCTGTGATCTTGCAGCTGCAGCGCTGGGGAACCTGGTCTCGGATCTGGCAGGTCTCGGGTAAGCGAGCAGCTTTATTAACTGCGCCCGAGGGTTCAGTGTAATTTTAGCAGCATGTGAAGTCTATTGAAGAGGGTTCAAGGTGCAGCAGGTGTTCGCTGCAGTTTAAAAGCAGAGCAGTGAATGAGTAAACTCAGATTCCTTTGTATTGCTTCTTGTGATCTTTTTTTGTGGTTCAGAATATGAATTTGAATCCACAACAGTTACAATACCTTCTGTTTCCTCCCCgggctttcacacacactcacttagagtacattttgctgtgtgtttgtgtgttttatcctCTGGAGAACCAGTTTGTTTTACAGCTTCAAACTGAAGACATTTCTTAAAGTGATGACAgacatgtatgtgcatgtatatgtaGTGGATCTACTGACCCTGCTGGTGCAGATTTACAATCACAAGATTAGGACACCATTAACTGAAGACATGGTATGTTAAATGGTTGATGTCCAGTATAACTacacaaatctgtgtgtgtgtgtgtgtgtgtgtgtgtgtgtgtgtgtgtgcagccttgcAGGTTATGTGGAGTCTCTGGCTTCCAGACTGGGGATGCAGGTTCCAGATCTGTCGCCCAAACAGGTGGACATGTGGCAGACCAGGCTCAGCTCTCACACTGTGAGCCTTTGATActcatttcaattcatttttgtGCATTAAACTTAATTTTTATTATCCACAAAACAGTAGAGGTGACAAActaaaaggagaagaaagagactCAACAGAGATCCTCAGCAAAGATCCCCACCAGGGTGCCccacttttatttgtttgacacGTTTGAAATCTCCTGGAGCAATTAAGAAATGCCATTAACAACACGTAGGAAGGTGTCAGACTACCGGAGCAGGAGGGAAAGTCTGCTGTTGGCAGCGTAGACACATCAGAGAACATCTATAATAAGGAGAATCCACAGACGAAAAAAGAGGCATGGAAAGAGACTGCCAGTGTTTTCCTTGTCACCCCTGAGGAATGCAGAAAGTGGTGTAAGATCAAATCTATCACATCCCAtccagagagaacagcttcaaaGGAACCTGTGAGCTGTAACCACCCTGTTCTGAAACCAACATTTGGCCTCAGAAAACACATaacagcttgtttgtttgcaaGAGTAGTGGATGTGCTTTGAACGTTCCAGCTATTGTCACTCGTTCGCTCGGCTGCCACTACAGAAGTTgctgtacctaccagtcatttcaaacttaAAAAGTGTCCAATTAGGCTCCAGGTTTAAAAGTACtgcagttatcctttaattagATCTCCAAAGCTCTCCAAAAGAGCATTTCTAAGTACGAAGGAACgtaatgaatgtgttttatccCAGAGTTTATGAGTGGGATAACAAGTGAAGGAtttgttcctcctctcctgcagggGAAAGGCATCGGCGTGTCCATCGGCTGTATTCTGGGGATGTTCCCGCTGCTTTTTCTGGGTGACGATGacgaggagaaagagaaagacgcACAAGCCGGCAGTGACACGGAGACACACTCCTCCTAAAAAGGCCACCACAGCTAAAGAACACCGTCACACCCACAGGCTGCTGATGTCAAcgttaaaaaaagagaaaagacaaagtgTTTCCTGCTGGAcgtttctctgtcctcctgctcgGGCGGCGTTCACACAGTTTGACTCCCATCACAACTTCCTCGCTTCTTGTGGTGCACCAGGCTGTGGTGTCATCGAGGCGTCTGTTAATTCAACATGTCGCTTTAATTGGAGCTCATTTAAATTCACTCACTGTAGATTTGGACCAGTTCATCGGTCTGTGCGTTCACTTCTGGATTCACCATCAGTCCCACAGTTACACAACACTATCTATTTATGTTGGGAGCTCATGAGGAGCAGTGGACCTTCAGTAATGCACCGGGATGAGTTCCCCTCATGGCTCCCATACATGAGgatactgttgtgtttttattgtgcagTCAAGGAGAAGATGTTTTAGAGCCAAACCTTCCACACTGCAGtcaaaaaggaacatttttaacCTTCAACTTGATTTACTGCGAGTAAAACTTTTGGATTTGTGACCACAAatttattcttcttttattttgtagtgtGGAGAGTTTTGCTCTGATTGACTCCATAGTAAAGTATTTGTCCCGTCTCAACTAAACACTAAACAACCAAATTAGTAATCAAGCAGTCGGAGTCGATCTGTGAAGCTTTAAGTATCCTTCAGCTAAATTTAGCCTCCACCCGCTGCTGGTCGCACCAGATCAAACAAACCTGTCCCGACAAAACTCCTGCATGTGACAGAGCCAAGTGTTTTCCTGCTCATGAACCAACTTCTGGATTTACATCTACTTTTTTTTGGCCTAAAATGCCCGTAGATGTGAACGCTGCTTCGGACAGCAGCTGTGATCTGGATCTGGAGTGTGTGGTCCACTGCCTCCCATCCTGACTGTGGCAACACCACCGACACACACGTACCGAGCAGCTGTTCAGCTACAGCTGGAACACTGTTTCATGCACATGAAGCACATCCACTCCAGGACACTACATCTCCAtccaaaaacaacacatgctTGTCGTGACTCCAGTGACAAATATACAGTTGCTGCACTCGAGCGTCAGCAGTCAGGCTCATGTGCCACTTTAAACACttggcaaagaaaaaaaaaaaagaaggaacaGTGTCCGCTGCTACCTCGATGGGAATGTTTTAGCTGTGtttgcatgaaaaactgatgtAGCTCTATAATCAGATGTCTTATTTCTCTATCAGATGGTTCTTTACTCTGCTGGAAAGTCTTCAAATGCTTCGTCCGGGTTGATGAATGAAGGAGGCGCTCAGTGGGGACGCAGGCTATCTGGAAACTGAAGCTgctatttttggttttggacactaaagtttgtctttctgtgtgtttctgtctgcaccaactttttgtttcctctttatttttatttttttattttcactcttttctctctcaaagaCACTTGACTTGGATTCACCCGTCCGTGTAACTAgttttttaaccaaaaaaaagagagttgaAGCTCCAGATGGCCGCGCAGTCTGAAATAGTTTAATCGAAAATCACTCCCTTATTTTAGGGCCCAAACTGGAGCTCAGCTATCATCTCTGATCATCATTTTTATGGTTAATAGATCAATTGTTTGTTCTATAAAACAGACCAGAATGTGAAACAggaaatcctcacatctgagagcaacactactactaataatacatttatatagcacttaTTAAGACACACTAAGTGCTTCACATTTAGGATTGAATATAAACACTAGTGTAAGAATACAAGCGCTCCTTCATACAGACAGAGTTCTTATTTTGGCTCCTTCTCTCCACATGACATTTATACACTACAGTTAAAAGCAGCGTTCTGCTTGTAACCCGTCGTAGAAATGTGTTCGCTCACTGTACGAGATATTCTTGGCTGATAAATCAGAAAATTAACTTGTTGTTCTGCTGGTGGACTTTCCCTCCTTCAGCCTTTCACAGTCAGATCAGGGATTAGCAGCTAAGACGAGTTCATCTCTCAACACTTTGCAGTACGTTACTGAGGAGCGAGTGAGGAACAAACCAGAGCTGGAAAAGAATGAATGGTTAAAGCAACAGCACGGAGCAGAGAGCGATACGTCGATTTAAAGTATTAGAAAAGATTAAAAGCTGTGTGAGGAAGTGAGGAAATGCTTTAGAAAAGGAGTGCAGTGCAAAGAAGAAcagaatatttgatttaatgaaagtCTGCTCCCTCCACAGTCTGACTGTGTGATGACTAATAATAACTAACGATTGAATAATTGATGAGTTGttagatatataatataatataatataatataatatctagTAACTCCTCATTCTCTACTATAACGTCCCTACAGTCATTTCAGAGCTGATCATTAATTATCTCCTGATCAGTTCCTCACTCGTTCTGCAGGATTAACAGTGTCTGTTACAGAAGGACTGGTTTCACACTcacctcatgttttattgatcaCCGTTCATCATCTCCAGACCGGTCGCACAGGGCGGATCACGTATGGAAAGAGATCCCATGGAGTTATTTCCAGGACTTGAAGAGTTTGAAAATTGCCAAAACTTCACTTGAATCTTGTAATGACGGTTGACTGCAggactctctgctgctccacgTGTCCACTCCACGTCTTCTGGATATTTATCGTAGCCAATGTAAGAAATGTGATAGTGATGAGTGGTAAATGTGACCATATTTATGGTACAAGCAGTCTCAAAGGTCCAATGTAGGTCAAGTGAACTGGTTTACAATGAGTATCTTTATTTATAGTAGCAACAAACTTCATTGAATGATTCTTTCCATCACATCTCTATTTACACACATCAGTGGAGTCTCAGAAAGCTGTGTGAATGTTGTAttaatatgatgatgatgatgatgatatgtaAGAAGCAAAGATCCTCCTGAGGTTtctggagagcagaggtcaaATAACACCACCAAACATCTCAGTTGTCGTCATTCTTGTATGTttacattgtgcatttattcttatatccatcaacatacaataaatcagtgtttatgACTGGAATGATTCCTGGATCAATGAGaacaatttagatttaaaaatgtggctctgtacctggactgtaccactacCAGCTGTCTTCAGAGCGTCTCCCTTCCTACTgtcacataatggtatgatcctactCGGCTCTCGCATGTGATTGGCCGCACGGTGtgcccttcacaataaaagtccgAAGATG containing:
- the tmem65 gene encoding transmembrane protein 65 translates to MLKLCLRRALRPALLKLPAAGIAPGLPGIGRHTPVCWMGTHGRNEPREPLNSPTRAKEFIYRLQPKERTCLLKELQSFESIAIAQETLEPSPPTAAQIRYVLFHNALPFIGFGFLDNAIMIAAGTQIELSIGVTLGISTMAAAALGNLVSDLAGLGLAGYVESLASRLGMQVPDLSPKQVDMWQTRLSSHTGKGIGVSIGCILGMFPLLFLGDDDEEKEKDAQAGSDTETHSS